One [Clostridium] saccharolyticum WM1 DNA segment encodes these proteins:
- a CDS encoding carbohydrate ABC transporter permease: MIKQVVRKRMAYGPWEMVWLAVLFLLAALILYPLLWILMSSFKNYNGIYGDVWGFPDLWHIENYATAWHKGISRYFMNSGAVTVCTLVGVVFLSTFSAFGICQMKGKLGNLVFLFCMCGLLLSPQVCLLPLFMLLKSLKLKNTLLAMILPYIAFRLPVSIMLVRSFFIGISREMEEAATIDGATLMQIYRNIYLPLSKPIISTVVIMTAYYAWNEFVFATIFVDSSKLRTIPVGLMTFRDGLMTEWGVVLAGMVISCLPIIVLFLTMQKSFVRGMTAGAVKG; this comes from the coding sequence ATGATAAAGCAAGTTGTAAGAAAGAGAATGGCATATGGTCCTTGGGAAATGGTTTGGCTTGCAGTATTGTTTCTACTGGCTGCTCTGATATTGTATCCGCTGTTGTGGATACTCATGTCTTCTTTTAAAAATTACAATGGAATCTACGGAGATGTATGGGGATTTCCGGATCTATGGCATATAGAGAACTATGCAACGGCCTGGCATAAGGGGATTTCCCGGTATTTTATGAACAGTGGGGCAGTTACCGTGTGTACTCTGGTTGGAGTTGTCTTTTTATCGACTTTTTCTGCTTTCGGTATCTGCCAGATGAAAGGGAAACTTGGGAATTTGGTTTTTCTTTTCTGTATGTGTGGCCTTTTGCTGTCCCCTCAGGTATGTTTGCTTCCTCTTTTCATGTTGTTAAAATCACTGAAGCTTAAAAATACCCTGCTGGCCATGATCCTCCCCTATATTGCGTTCCGCCTTCCTGTATCCATTATGCTGGTCCGGTCCTTCTTTATTGGGATCTCAAGGGAAATGGAGGAGGCTGCCACCATTGACGGTGCAACACTGATGCAGATTTACCGGAATATCTATCTGCCACTTTCCAAGCCCATAATCTCTACGGTGGTCATCATGACAGCCTACTATGCATGGAATGAATTTGTCTTTGCAACAATTTTTGTTGACAGCTCAAAGCTGCGGACGATTCCTGTGGGACTTATGACCTTCCGTGACGGGCTTATGACAGAGTGGGGAGTGGTTCTTGCAGGTATGGTCATTTCCTGCCTGCCTATTATTGTATTATTTTTAACAATGCAGAAGAGTTTTGTAAGAGGAATGACCGCGGGTGCGGTGAAAGGATGA
- a CDS encoding carbohydrate ABC transporter permease: protein MKRERKRNLQAFAFVFPGILILGIFVYYPLFKNIVYSFQSFTLSDITKEWVGLANYRQLFHDKIIFVSLKNNFLYAVISILIQVGFGLILAAVLEDVAFRKVAPALRSIYFIPTVISMTVVCLLFDFIYNPQMGLLNSFLNLLGLDQLAHIWLGSKKTAMYAVIAVSQWQSTGYVAMLFIVAIQKIPTELYESAEVDGAGKFKRFFYITVPQVRQMFFVTMILTVVGAFTVFNEPYILTGGGPGTSTMVLSLHMYQTGFVKNNMGYASTIAMLIFVITAVLSSVQFFTYGTDKEERT, encoded by the coding sequence TTGAAAAGAGAGAGAAAAAGAAATTTACAGGCATTTGCTTTTGTGTTTCCAGGGATTTTGATTCTTGGAATCTTTGTGTATTATCCACTGTTCAAGAACATCGTTTACAGCTTCCAGTCTTTTACGCTGTCAGATATTACAAAAGAATGGGTGGGGCTAGCCAATTACAGGCAGTTGTTTCATGATAAGATCATATTTGTAAGCCTGAAAAATAATTTCCTGTATGCGGTCATATCCATTTTGATCCAGGTAGGCTTTGGTCTTATACTGGCGGCCGTATTGGAAGATGTGGCGTTTCGGAAGGTTGCGCCTGCATTGCGCAGCATCTATTTTATTCCTACGGTGATCTCCATGACGGTGGTATGTCTTCTTTTTGACTTCATATATAACCCGCAGATGGGGCTGCTAAACAGTTTTCTGAATCTGTTGGGGCTGGATCAATTGGCCCACATATGGCTGGGGAGTAAAAAGACGGCAATGTATGCGGTGATCGCCGTATCCCAATGGCAGAGTACCGGTTATGTTGCCATGCTGTTTATTGTGGCGATTCAGAAGATACCCACAGAATTATATGAATCGGCAGAGGTGGATGGAGCAGGTAAGTTCAAACGCTTCTTTTATATAACGGTTCCGCAGGTCCGGCAGATGTTCTTTGTAACCATGATTCTTACGGTGGTAGGGGCGTTTACCGTATTTAATGAACCGTACATACTGACTGGGGGAGGTCCTGGTACATCAACCATGGTGCTGTCTCTTCATATGTATCAGACTGGATTTGTTAAAAATAACATGGGATATGCGTCCACCATTGCCATGTTGATTTTTGTGATTACTGCAGTGCTGTCTTCCGTGCAGTTCTTCACTTACGGGACGGATAAGGAGGAACGGACATGA
- a CDS encoding ABC transporter substrate-binding protein, which translates to MKKSARKVIALLSAAAMGLSLTACGSGSNQTNVNAGPESKEGTAQAGSEAGGGANGEKVVIHFFHRWPNDPKNSMFQELIKEYMDENPNVTIQMDCILNDQYKEKIRMVVATDEVPDVFSSWSGTFAKEMINSGNVMELNDIYEQNKEWSSQLAKASVDGFTFDGKVYGVPWSQDGKVFYYNKKIFADNHLEIPKTWNEFISVLDSLKAAGYETPIVEGLSDSWAVLHYLGTMNQRMVDPGVLSKDYDPSSGEFKDPAYVEVLKKWQQLTSYMGETCVAIDHETARNTYFAAGKAPIMYLQFAEIPMLEKALPDDFEYGFFNFPAFEEGKGDPQGLTGAPEGFMISNKARNPEECIKFLKWLVSKKGGEALTTKCGDISSVAGAVDETNALPAQLEAMEMIKSASVLVPWFDNACDASIYTVYGQGAQAIAIGDETPESVMEQVKEAAAALHK; encoded by the coding sequence ATGAAAAAAAGTGCCAGGAAAGTGATTGCATTATTATCAGCGGCTGCTATGGGATTATCATTAACTGCCTGCGGTAGCGGAAGCAACCAAACAAATGTCAACGCCGGCCCAGAAAGCAAGGAAGGTACGGCTCAGGCCGGGTCGGAAGCCGGCGGAGGTGCAAATGGAGAAAAGGTTGTGATTCATTTCTTCCATCGCTGGCCAAACGATCCGAAAAACTCCATGTTCCAGGAACTGATAAAGGAATATATGGATGAGAATCCCAATGTGACCATACAGATGGATTGCATATTAAACGACCAGTATAAGGAAAAGATCCGTATGGTTGTTGCTACTGATGAAGTTCCTGACGTGTTTTCCTCCTGGTCAGGGACCTTTGCAAAAGAAATGATCAATTCCGGCAATGTCATGGAATTAAATGATATTTATGAGCAGAATAAGGAATGGTCCTCTCAGCTTGCCAAGGCCAGTGTGGATGGCTTTACCTTTGACGGTAAGGTCTATGGAGTTCCCTGGTCTCAGGATGGAAAGGTGTTCTACTACAACAAGAAGATTTTTGCAGACAATCATCTGGAGATTCCAAAGACCTGGAATGAGTTTATTTCCGTGCTGGATTCCTTAAAGGCGGCCGGATATGAAACTCCAATCGTAGAAGGCCTTTCAGACAGTTGGGCAGTTCTTCATTATCTTGGTACGATGAATCAGAGAATGGTGGATCCCGGTGTCCTTTCAAAGGATTATGATCCGTCGTCCGGAGAATTTAAGGATCCGGCTTATGTGGAGGTCCTAAAGAAGTGGCAGCAGCTCACCTCCTACATGGGTGAAACCTGTGTGGCAATCGACCATGAAACAGCCAGAAATACATATTTTGCCGCAGGAAAGGCTCCCATCATGTACTTGCAGTTTGCCGAGATTCCAATGCTGGAAAAAGCATTGCCGGATGATTTTGAATATGGCTTCTTTAATTTCCCTGCTTTTGAAGAGGGAAAGGGAGACCCCCAGGGATTGACCGGCGCACCGGAAGGCTTCATGATCAGCAATAAGGCCAGGAATCCTGAGGAATGCATTAAATTCTTAAAATGGCTTGTAAGCAAGAAAGGCGGGGAAGCCCTCACAACAAAATGCGGCGATATTTCCAGCGTGGCAGGTGCGGTGGACGAAACAAATGCATTGCCGGCCCAGCTGGAAGCAATGGAAATGATTAAATCTGCGTCAGTATTGGTTCCGTGGTTTGACAATGCCTGCGATGCTTCCATTTACACGGTGTATGGGCAGGGGGCGCAGGCAATAGCCATAGGCGATGAAACACCTGAGAGCGTTATGGAACAGGTAAAGGAGGCCGCCGCCGCTTTGCATAAATAA
- a CDS encoding SIS domain-containing protein has protein sequence MMKQEHIQQIGAAVAAVAEKNRINHFYFVACGGSQAFMMPAQYLFDREIETPASIYSSNEFVHRVPKALGQDSVVITCSHSGNTPETVKATEFAREKGATTIALSNVEDSPLWKAAEYPIHYDWGKEADASDLNKGVLYYLIFSVLHAVSPREKYRKGMEAVAGLNDAIEKVKTQYAGIVKEWGKQYKREKLIYTMGSGANYGEAYSFAICLLMEMQWIHSNAIHSGEYFHGPFEVTDYDVPFIMIKGIGATRPLDERAYDFCRKYSEKLMVVDEMEFDMTGIDDQVREYFAPLLAGAVLRSLADEFAYQRGHDLSVRRYMWRMEY, from the coding sequence ATGATGAAACAAGAACACATTCAACAGATCGGAGCAGCAGTTGCAGCAGTGGCTGAGAAGAACAGGATCAATCATTTTTATTTTGTAGCCTGCGGCGGTTCTCAGGCGTTTATGATGCCAGCCCAATATCTTTTTGACAGAGAGATAGAAACGCCGGCCAGTATATACAGCTCCAATGAATTTGTACATAGGGTGCCAAAGGCACTGGGGCAGGATTCTGTTGTAATCACCTGTTCCCATTCCGGTAATACTCCGGAGACGGTAAAGGCAACAGAGTTTGCAAGAGAAAAGGGCGCAACCACCATAGCCCTGTCAAATGTCGAGGATTCACCACTATGGAAGGCAGCGGAATATCCCATTCATTATGACTGGGGAAAAGAAGCAGATGCCAGTGATTTAAATAAGGGTGTCCTGTATTATCTTATTTTCAGTGTGCTGCATGCAGTCAGCCCTAGGGAAAAGTACCGGAAGGGAATGGAAGCGGTTGCCGGATTGAACGATGCAATAGAAAAAGTAAAAACACAGTATGCCGGTATTGTAAAAGAGTGGGGAAAGCAGTATAAAAGAGAAAAGCTGATCTACACCATGGGCAGCGGTGCCAATTATGGAGAGGCCTATTCTTTTGCCATTTGTCTGCTGATGGAAATGCAGTGGATTCATTCCAATGCCATTCATTCCGGTGAATATTTCCATGGACCCTTTGAGGTAACGGATTATGATGTTCCGTTTATTATGATAAAAGGCATAGGTGCCACAAGACCTTTGGATGAAAGAGCCTATGATTTCTGCAGGAAATATTCAGAGAAACTCATGGTAGTAGATGAGATGGAATTTGATATGACCGGCATTGATGACCAGGTCCGGGAATATTTTGCCCCCCTGCTGGCGGGAGCCGTACTTCGTTCCCTTGCAGATGAATTTGCTTATCAGAGAGGACACGATTTAAGTGTCCGCCGTTATATGTGGAGAATGGAATATTAA
- the ygiD gene encoding 4,5-DOPA-extradiol-dioxygenase, protein MQKMPVLFIGHGSPMNAIEENRFSAQWKQLPTRIPRPQAILSISAHWFTSGTKVTDSSAPKMIYDMYGFPDELYQVAYNAPGSPHFAAVTKELLKDRVQLDNTWGLDHGSWSVLRHIYPHADVPVFQLSVDRLASAKTHYEIGRKLRTLREQGVLILGSGNIVHNLARVTWDMDGGYHWAEEFDLYIKNRILKRNLEDVIHFERAGTSSAFAFSTLDHFAPLLYILGASDENDTVSVFNDSCVLGALSMTSYLFG, encoded by the coding sequence ATGCAAAAAATGCCGGTATTATTTATTGGACATGGCTCACCCATGAATGCGATTGAGGAAAACCGGTTTTCTGCCCAATGGAAGCAGCTTCCTACCCGGATCCCCAGGCCTCAGGCCATCCTTTCTATTTCAGCCCATTGGTTTACGTCTGGTACTAAGGTTACGGATTCCTCTGCCCCGAAAATGATCTATGATATGTATGGCTTTCCTGACGAGCTGTACCAGGTTGCCTACAATGCACCTGGTTCGCCGCATTTTGCTGCGGTGACAAAGGAGCTGCTCAAGGACAGGGTGCAGCTTGACAATACCTGGGGCCTGGACCATGGCTCCTGGTCTGTCCTGCGCCATATTTATCCTCATGCCGATGTCCCTGTATTCCAGCTTAGTGTGGACAGGCTGGCTTCTGCCAAAACCCATTATGAAATCGGCCGTAAGCTGCGTACCCTTCGCGAACAGGGAGTTCTCATTTTGGGTAGCGGAAATATCGTACATAACCTTGCCAGAGTAACTTGGGATATGGATGGGGGATATCATTGGGCAGAGGAGTTTGACCTTTATATCAAGAACAGGATTCTGAAACGAAACTTGGAAGATGTGATTCACTTTGAACGGGCCGGTACATCGTCAGCCTTTGCCTTTTCCACATTGGATCATTTTGCCCCGCTGCTATATATTTTAGGAGCCTCTGACGAGAATGATACTGTTTCCGTCTTCAATGATTCCTGTGTACTTGGCGCTCTGTCCATGACCAGCTACCTGTTTGGATAA
- a CDS encoding M23 family metallopeptidase, with translation MNLFKKDIRLSHVPGHHIIIYIEVIILVFLLVSLFFISPGGRLTFPVINQDGNASPSEAKKYIKWVDFDVTARAMQEAFRYDVNTCQSEPHLNWVDLLSYLGAKYGGDFSRYSTKDLDWLAEQLLAGKTMEEMTVKMSHYSYYREAYGAVLDGLVGQYEIQISSENAPLYATPALLEDGSLDPDKVWVKKYGLKSFSPIAKGFPYNDFDDFGVARSYGYRRQHLGHDMMGQVGTPVIAVESGYVEAIGWNQYGGWRLGIRSFDGKRYYYYAHLRKNYPYHKSLNQGSIVTAGDVIGYLGRTGYSRNENTNNINEPHLHFGLQLIFDESQKEGNNEIWISCYELTKFLTMNRSQTLKNQETKEYNRVYDMKDPGIPENFVPPEPPKEEN, from the coding sequence ATGAACCTATTTAAAAAAGATATCAGACTTTCCCATGTGCCAGGACATCACATCATCATTTACATAGAAGTCATTATTCTGGTATTTCTGCTGGTTTCCCTATTTTTCATATCCCCTGGCGGAAGACTTACATTTCCGGTTATCAATCAGGATGGAAACGCCAGTCCCTCGGAAGCAAAAAAATATATTAAATGGGTGGATTTTGACGTGACCGCAAGAGCCATGCAGGAGGCCTTCCGGTATGACGTCAACACCTGCCAGTCTGAACCTCACTTAAACTGGGTGGATCTTCTTTCTTACCTTGGAGCAAAATACGGAGGAGACTTTTCCAGATATTCCACCAAAGACTTAGACTGGCTGGCGGAACAGCTTCTGGCGGGGAAAACCATGGAAGAGATGACGGTAAAAATGAGTCATTATTCCTATTACAGAGAAGCCTACGGGGCTGTGCTGGATGGCCTTGTGGGCCAGTATGAAATTCAGATTTCCTCTGAAAATGCGCCTCTCTACGCCACCCCTGCTCTCTTGGAAGACGGCAGCCTGGACCCGGATAAGGTATGGGTTAAAAAATATGGACTGAAAAGCTTTTCCCCCATAGCCAAGGGCTTTCCCTATAATGACTTCGACGACTTTGGGGTGGCCCGCTCCTATGGTTACAGACGGCAGCACCTTGGGCATGATATGATGGGCCAGGTGGGAACTCCCGTAATAGCGGTGGAAAGCGGCTATGTGGAAGCCATTGGCTGGAACCAGTACGGTGGATGGCGTTTGGGAATCCGCAGCTTTGATGGAAAGCGGTATTATTATTACGCCCATTTGAGAAAAAACTATCCTTATCATAAATCCTTAAACCAGGGCAGTATTGTCACGGCTGGGGATGTGATCGGTTACCTGGGGCGTACCGGGTACAGCCGGAACGAAAATACCAATAATATTAATGAACCTCACCTCCATTTTGGGCTGCAGCTGATTTTTGATGAGTCCCAGAAGGAAGGCAACAACGAGATCTGGATCAGCTGTTATGAACTCACCAAGTTCCTTACGATGAACCGTTCGCAAACCCTTAAAAATCAGGAGACAAAGGAGTATAACCGGGTGTATGATATGAAGGATCCGGGAATCCCTGAAAATTTTGTCCCGCCGGAGCCTCCGAAAGAAGAAAATTGA
- a CDS encoding agmatine deiminase family protein, with product MYPDRKVVGVRTEEVAFGGGNIHCITQPQPKVK from the coding sequence ATGTATCCGGACCGTAAAGTGGTTGGGGTACGTACCGAAGAGGTTGCATTTGGGGGCGGAAATATCCACTGCATCACTCAGCCACAGCCAAAAGTAAAATAG
- a CDS encoding DUF1015 domain-containing protein, which yields MAIVKPFRCVRPEPGYAPQVAALPYDVYSRKEACEVTAANPRSFLNIDRPETQFSHDVDIYDDRVYEKAGEMLKGWIKEGIFQKDPQEGYYIYELTMNGRRQTGIVACSSIDDYGNGIIKKHENTREEKEVDRIRHVDTTNAQTGPIFLAYRSNDEINGIVNSVTVTPPFYDFVAEDGISHRVWQILEEDRISLIQQAFGGIPCTYIADGHHRAASAVKVGLKRREENPGYTGEEPFNYFLSVLFPDDQLMIMPYNRVVKDLNGHSEEEFLRKIGQSFEVDGMGTEAYAPMEKGTFGMYLNQKWYCLKAFNSLKSSDPVMGLDVSILQDRLLGPVLGIGDPRTDKRIDFIGGIRGLKELEKRCSQDMAVAFSMYPTSIEELFSVADAGLLMPPKSTWFEPKLRSGLFLHLL from the coding sequence ATGGCGATTGTAAAACCATTTCGCTGCGTCAGGCCGGAACCAGGGTATGCCCCTCAGGTGGCCGCCCTTCCCTACGACGTTTACAGCCGTAAGGAGGCCTGTGAGGTGACGGCAGCCAACCCAAGGTCGTTTTTAAACATTGACAGGCCGGAAACCCAGTTTTCCCATGATGTAGACATCTACGATGACCGTGTTTATGAAAAAGCCGGGGAAATGCTGAAAGGCTGGATAAAGGAAGGGATTTTTCAGAAAGATCCTCAGGAAGGCTATTATATCTATGAATTGACTATGAATGGAAGGCGTCAGACCGGGATCGTGGCCTGCTCTTCCATCGATGATTATGGAAATGGGATTATTAAAAAACATGAAAATACCAGAGAAGAAAAGGAAGTGGACCGGATCCGCCATGTGGATACCACGAATGCCCAGACCGGACCGATTTTCCTGGCTTACCGGTCCAATGATGAGATCAATGGAATTGTGAATTCCGTAACGGTCACACCGCCTTTTTATGATTTTGTAGCAGAAGACGGAATCAGCCACAGGGTATGGCAGATCCTTGAGGAAGACAGGATATCCCTGATTCAGCAGGCTTTTGGCGGGATCCCTTGTACTTATATTGCGGACGGCCATCACAGGGCGGCTTCCGCCGTAAAGGTGGGCCTTAAAAGGCGGGAGGAAAATCCCGGATATACGGGGGAAGAGCCTTTTAACTATTTTCTTTCCGTGCTGTTTCCTGACGATCAGCTTATGATCATGCCCTATAACCGGGTGGTAAAGGATTTAAATGGCCATTCTGAGGAAGAATTCCTTCGAAAGATAGGGCAGTCCTTTGAGGTGGACGGTATGGGAACAGAAGCCTATGCTCCGATGGAAAAAGGAACCTTTGGGATGTATTTAAATCAGAAGTGGTACTGCTTAAAGGCATTTAATTCTTTAAAATCCTCTGATCCGGTAATGGGCCTGGATGTATCCATTCTTCAGGACCGTCTGTTAGGTCCTGTTTTGGGAATCGGAGATCCCAGAACAGATAAGAGAATTGATTTTATCGGAGGAATCCGGGGTCTTAAGGAGCTGGAAAAGCGGTGCAGCCAGGATATGGCGGTGGCATTTTCCATGTATCCCACATCCATAGAGGAATTGTTTTCTGTGGCAGATGCAGGGCTTTTGATGCCTCCAAAATCCACATGGTTCGAGCCTAAGCTTCGCAGCGGATTATTTCTCCATCTATTGTAA
- a CDS encoding phosphoglycerate dehydrogenase, translating to MKKIYCLNAVSGCGTALLTEDYALTDYINEADGVLVRSASMHELEFPEGLLAIARAGAGVNNIPLDECASKGIVVFNTPGANANGVKELVIAGLMLASRDIEGGICWCKDNKDDENIAKSAEKAKKAFGGCEIRGKKLGVIGLGAIGTEVANACSSLGMDVYGYDPFISVNAAWKLSRNIKHITSADTIYQECDYITLHIPLVDSTKGMVNQSVLDQMKDGVVILNFARDVLVNEDDMAKALQSGKVKKYVTDFPNPKSVHMEGSIVIPHLGASTEESEDNCAKMAVEEIMDYIDNGNIRNSVNFPYCDMGICKAASRIAVLHLNIPNMIGQISGTLAAGDVNISDMTNKSREKYAYTLLDLESVPDEESIQKLKAIKGVLRVRIVK from the coding sequence ATGAAAAAAATATATTGCCTTAATGCGGTTTCCGGGTGCGGGACAGCATTGCTGACAGAAGACTATGCATTAACCGATTACATAAATGAAGCAGACGGCGTTTTGGTCCGAAGCGCTTCCATGCACGAGCTGGAATTCCCTGAGGGCCTTTTAGCCATTGCGAGGGCCGGGGCCGGAGTCAACAACATCCCCCTGGATGAATGTGCCTCAAAGGGGATCGTGGTGTTCAATACCCCAGGAGCCAATGCCAACGGAGTGAAGGAACTGGTCATTGCAGGGCTTATGTTGGCTTCCAGGGATATTGAAGGCGGTATTTGCTGGTGTAAGGACAATAAGGACGATGAAAACATTGCAAAATCCGCAGAAAAGGCCAAAAAGGCCTTTGGAGGATGTGAGATCAGGGGGAAGAAGCTGGGAGTCATCGGCCTTGGTGCCATTGGTACGGAAGTGGCCAATGCCTGTTCTTCCTTAGGGATGGACGTTTATGGATATGACCCGTTTATTTCTGTAAATGCGGCGTGGAAGCTTTCCAGAAATATTAAGCACATCACCTCTGCAGATACGATTTACCAGGAGTGCGATTACATAACCCTTCATATTCCCCTGGTTGATTCCACAAAGGGAATGGTGAATCAGTCGGTTCTTGACCAAATGAAGGACGGCGTTGTGATCTTAAATTTTGCAAGAGATGTCCTGGTCAACGAGGATGACATGGCAAAGGCTTTGCAGTCCGGCAAGGTAAAGAAATATGTGACTGATTTCCCAAATCCAAAGTCCGTCCATATGGAAGGATCCATTGTAATCCCTCATCTGGGTGCTTCTACGGAAGAATCCGAAGACAACTGCGCAAAGATGGCGGTAGAGGAAATCATGGATTATATTGATAACGGCAACATCCGCAATTCCGTGAACTTCCCGTACTGCGACATGGGAATATGCAAAGCCGCCAGCCGTATTGCAGTGCTTCATTTAAATATCCCCAATATGATCGGTCAGATCTCAGGAACCCTGGCGGCAGGAGATGTGAACATTTCCGACATGACCAACAAGAGCCGTGAAAAGTATGCTTATACCCTGCTTGATTTAGAAAGCGTTCCGGATGAAGAAAGCATTCAAAAGCTAAAAGCCATTAAAGGTGTACTGCGGGTAAGAATCGTTAAATAA
- the serC gene encoding 3-phosphoserine/phosphohydroxythreonine transaminase produces MSRVYNFSAGPAVLPEDVLREAAEEMMDYRGCGMSVMEMSHRSKMFESIINDAEKDLRDLLGIPDNYKVLFLQGGASQQFAMVPMNLFKNRVGDYIITGQWAKKAYQEAKLYGTANAVASSADKTFSYIPDVSDLPVSENADYVYICENNTIYGTKYKTLPNTKGKTLVADLSSCFLSEPIDVSKYGLIFAGAQKNVGPAGVVIAIIREDLITEDVLPGTPTMLRYKTHADEKSLYNTPPAYGIYICGKVFQWLKKRGGLEAMKEFNEKKAALLYDYLDQSRMFSGTVVKEDRSLMNVPFVTGKEELDALFVKESKAAGLENLKGHRSVGGMRASIYNAMPMEGVEKLVSFMKEFEAKYGK; encoded by the coding sequence ATGAGCAGAGTGTACAATTTTTCCGCAGGACCGGCCGTACTGCCGGAGGACGTCCTGAGAGAGGCTGCAGAAGAGATGATGGATTATAGAGGCTGCGGCATGTCCGTTATGGAGATGAGCCACAGGTCTAAGATGTTTGAGTCTATCATCAATGACGCAGAGAAGGATCTGCGGGATTTATTGGGGATTCCGGACAATTACAAGGTGTTGTTTTTACAGGGAGGTGCTTCCCAGCAGTTTGCCATGGTTCCCATGAACTTATTTAAGAACCGTGTGGGAGACTACATCATCACCGGACAGTGGGCAAAAAAGGCTTATCAGGAAGCTAAGCTTTACGGCACGGCCAATGCAGTTGCTTCAAGCGCTGATAAAACCTTCAGCTATATCCCGGATGTTTCGGATCTGCCTGTTTCCGAAAATGCGGATTACGTTTATATCTGTGAAAACAACACAATTTACGGTACAAAGTACAAAACATTACCCAATACAAAAGGAAAAACACTGGTAGCTGATCTCTCCTCCTGTTTCTTGTCGGAACCGATTGACGTCTCAAAGTATGGATTGATTTTCGCAGGGGCTCAGAAAAATGTAGGGCCTGCAGGCGTAGTTATCGCCATCATCCGGGAGGACTTAATCACGGAAGATGTGCTTCCGGGTACTCCTACCATGCTCCGTTATAAGACCCATGCTGATGAGAAATCACTATATAATACCCCGCCGGCTTACGGGATCTATATCTGCGGCAAGGTATTCCAGTGGTTAAAGAAGCGTGGCGGCTTAGAAGCCATGAAGGAATTCAATGAAAAGAAAGCGGCCCTTCTTTATGATTATCTGGACCAGAGCCGGATGTTTTCCGGTACCGTGGTAAAGGAGGACCGTTCCCTGATGAATGTTCCCTTTGTCACCGGTAAGGAAGAACTGGATGCTTTGTTTGTAAAGGAATCAAAGGCAGCAGGCCTTGAAAACTTAAAGGGCCACAGAAGCGTAGGCGGTATGCGGGCCAGCATCTACAATGCCATGCCTATGGAAGGTGTGGAAAAGCTGGTTTCCTTTATGAAAGAATTTGAAGCAAAGTATGGAAAATGA